In one window of Falco cherrug isolate bFalChe1 chromosome 10, bFalChe1.pri, whole genome shotgun sequence DNA:
- the EIF4G2 gene encoding eukaryotic translation initiation factor 4 gamma 2 isoform X1 — MQVLLGRGRFCFSPPRQFNFILLKILRCQAAKVESAIAEGGASRFSASSGGGGGRGAPQHYPKTASNSEFLGKTPGQNAQKWIPSRSTRRDDDSANDKERHDAIFRKVRGILNKLTPEKFDKLCLELLNVGVESKLILKGVILLIVDKALEEPKYSSLYAQLCLRLAEDAPNFDGPSAESHPGQKQSTTFRRLLISKLQDEFENRTRNVDIYDKHDGPLLPEEEEQRAIAKIKMLGNIKFIGELGKLDLIHESILHKCIKTLLEKKKRVQLKDMGEDLECLCQIMRTVGPRLDHAKAKSLMDQYFARMRSLMSSKELPARIRFLLQDTVELREHNWVPRKAFLDNGPKTINQIRQDAVKDLGVFIPAPMSQGMRSDFFLEGPFMPPRMKLDRDPLGGLADMFGQMPGSGIGTGPGVIQDRFSPTMGRHRSNQLFNGHGGHLMPSAQSQFGELGKSFLKSQGQSQLYHNQNQGLLSQQQGQSKDMPPRFSKKGQLNADEISLRPAQSFLMNKNQVPKLQPQITMIPPSAQPPRTQTPPLGQPPQLGLKTNPPLIQEKPAKTTKKPPPSKEELLKQTEAVVTEYLNNGNANDAVNTVREMRAPKHFIPEMLSKVIIQSLDRSDEDKEKASTLISLLKQEGIATSDNFMQAFLNVLDQCPKLEVDIPLVKSYLAQFAARAIISELVSISELAQPLESGTHFPLFLLCLQQLAKLQDREWLTELFQQSKVNMQKMLPEIDQNKDRMLEILEGKGLSFLFPLLKLEKELLKQIKSDPSPQAIYKWIKDNISPKLHVDKGFVNILMTSFLQYISSEVNPPSDESDSSSAPSKEQLEQEKQLLLSFKPVMQKFLHDHVDLQVSALYALQVHCYNNNFPKGMLLRFFVHFYDMEIIEEEAFLAWKEDITQEFPGKGKALFQVNQWLTWLETAEEEESEEEAD; from the exons ATGCAAGTGCTTCTGGGGCGTGGACG gttttgtttttccccaccccgtcaatttaattttattcttttgaagaTTCTTCGTTGTCAAGCCGCCAAAGTGGAGAGTGCGATTGCAGAAGGGGGTGCTTCTCGTTTCAG TGCTTCTTCAGGCGGAGGAGGTGGTAGGGGTGCACCTCAGCACTATCCCAAGACTGCCAGCAACAG CGAGTTCCTGGGGAAAACCCCAGGGCAAAACGCTCAGAAATGGATTCCTTCACGAAGCACTAGACGAGATGACGACTCCGCAAATGACAAAGAACGACATGATGCAATCTTCAGGAAAGTAAGAGG CATACTAAATAAGCTTACTCCTGAAAAGTTTGACAAGCTATGCCTTGAGCTCCTCAATGTGGGTGTAGAATCTAAGCTCATCCTAAAAGGGGTCATACTGCTG ATCGTAGACAAAGCCCTTGAAGAGCCCAAGTATAGCTCACTGTATGCTCAACTATGTCTGCGACTGGCAGAAGATGCACCCAACTTTGATGGCCCATCAGCAGAGAGTCATCCAGGACAGAAGCAAAGCACA ACATTCAGACGCCTCCTAATATCTAAACTTCAAGATGAATTTGAAAACCGAACCAGAAATGTTGATA tctATGATAAGCACGATGGTCCCCTCCTccctgaggaggaggaacagaGAGCCATTGCCAAGATCAAGATGCTGGGGAACATCAAATTCATTGGAGAACTTGGCAAGCTTGATCTTATTCATGAATCTATCCTTCATAAGTGCATCAAAACA cttttggaaaagaagaagagagTCCAACTCAAAGATATGGGGGAGGATTTGGAGTGCCTCTGTCAGATAATGAGGACAGTGGGACCTAGATTAGACCATGCAAAAGCCAAG TCCTTAATGGATCAGTACTTTGCCCGTATGCGCTCCTTGATGTCAAGTAAGGAATTGCCAGCAAGGATTCGTTTCCTGCTGCAG GATACTGTGGAGTTGAGAGAACACAACTGGGTTCCTCGCAAAGCTTTTCTTGACAATGGACCAAAGACTATCAATCAAATCCGTCAAGATGCGGTAAAA GATCTGGGAGTTTTTATTCCTGCTCCTATGTCTCAAGGGATGAGAAGTGACTTCTTTCTGGAGGGACCCTTTATGCCACCCAGGATGAAACTTGACAGGGACCCACTCGGAGGGCTTGCTGATATGTTTGGACAAATGCCAG GTAGTGGAATTGGTACTGGTCCAGGGGTTATTCAGGACAGATTTTCACCCACCATGGGACGCCATCGTTCAAACCAACTTTTCAATGGCCATGGGGGTCACCTCATGCCTTCTGCTCAATCCCAGTTTGGAGAACTAGGcaaatcttttctgaaaagtCAG GGGCAAAGCCAGCTCTACCATAACCAGAATCAGGGACTCTTATCCCAGCAACAAGGACAGTCGAAGGATATGCCACCTCGGTTTTCTAAGAAAGGACAGCTTAATGCAGATGAG ATTAGCCTGAGACCTGCTCAGTCTTTTCTAATGAATAAAAACCAAGTGCCAAAGCTTCAGCCCCAGATAACTATGATTCCTCCCAGTGCTCAACCACCACGCACTCAGACACCACCTTTGGGACAG CCTCCTCAACTTGGTCTTAAAACAAATCCACCACTTATACAAGAAAAGCCTGCAAAGACCACCAAGAAACCACCTCCTTCTAAAGAAGAGCTACTTAAACAAACT GAAGCTGTTGTGACTGAGTATCTGAACAATGGAAACGCTAATGATGCTGTCAATACTGTGAGAGAGATGAGAGCTCCAAAACACTTCATTCCTGAGATGTTGAGCAAAGTAATCATTCAATCCCTAGATAGGTCAGACGAagacaaagagaaagcaagtaCTTTGATCAGCTTGCTCAAGCAGGAGGGAATAGCCACAAGTGACAACTTCATGCAG GCATTCCTGAATGTATTGGACCAGTGCCCCAAACTGGAGGTGGACATCCCATTGGTGAAATCCTACTTAGCACAGTTTGCAGCTCGTGCCATTATTTCAGAACTGGTGAGCATTTCCGAACTGGCTCAACCACTGGAAAGTGGCACCcatttccctctcttcctgctctgccttcagcaGTTAGCTAAGTTACAAGATCGTGAATGGCTAACAGAATTATTCCAACAAAGCAAAGTGAATATGCAGAAAATGTTACCAG AAATTGACCAGAACAAGGACCGCATGCTGGAGATCTTAGAAGGGAAGGGGCTTAGTTTCTTGTTCCCACTTCTGAAACTGGAGAAGGAACTgctaaagcaaataaaatcGGATCCATCCCCTCAAGCCATCTACAAGTGGATTAAAGATAACATTTCACCCAAACTTCATGTAGATAAAGGATTTGTGAATATATTGATGACCAG tTTCTTGCAGTATATTTCTAGTGAAGTAAACCCACCTAGTGACGAATCGGATTCTTCATCTGCTCCATCTAAAGAGCAGCTAGAGCAGGAAAAACAACTGCTTCTTTCCTTCAAACCGGTAATGCAGAAGTTCCTCCATGACCATGTTGATCTGCAAGTGAGTGCTTTATATGCACTCCAGGTGCACTGCTACAACAATAATTTTCCAAAAG GCATGTTACTGCGCTTCTTTGTTCATTTCTATGACATGGAAATCATTGAAGAAGAAGCTTTCTTGGCATGGAAGGAAGATATTACTCAAGAGTTTCCAGGGAAAGGCAAAGCTTTATTCCAG
- the EIF4G2 gene encoding eukaryotic translation initiation factor 4 gamma 2 isoform X2: MQVLLGRGRFCFSPPRQFNFILLKILRCQAAKVESAIAEGGASRFSASSGGGGGRGAPQHYPKTASNSEFLGKTPGQNAQKWIPSRSTRRDDDSANDKERHDAIFRKVRGILNKLTPEKFDKLCLELLNVGVESKLILKGVILLIVDKALEEPKYSSLYAQLCLRLAEDAPNFDGPSAESHPGQKQSTTFRRLLISKLQDEFENRTRNVDIYDKHDGPLLPEEEEQRAIAKIKMLGNIKFIGELGKLDLIHESILHKCIKTLLEKKKRVQLKDMGEDLECLCQIMRTVGPRLDHAKAKSLMDQYFARMRSLMSSKELPARIRFLLQDTVELREHNWVPRKAFLDNGPKTINQIRQDAVKDLGVFIPAPMSQGMRSDFFLEGPFMPPRMKLDRDPLGGLADMFGQMPGSGIGTGPGVIQDRFSPTMGRHRSNQLFNGHGGHLMPSAQSQFGELGKSFLKSQISLRPAQSFLMNKNQVPKLQPQITMIPPSAQPPRTQTPPLGQPPQLGLKTNPPLIQEKPAKTTKKPPPSKEELLKQTEAVVTEYLNNGNANDAVNTVREMRAPKHFIPEMLSKVIIQSLDRSDEDKEKASTLISLLKQEGIATSDNFMQAFLNVLDQCPKLEVDIPLVKSYLAQFAARAIISELVSISELAQPLESGTHFPLFLLCLQQLAKLQDREWLTELFQQSKVNMQKMLPEIDQNKDRMLEILEGKGLSFLFPLLKLEKELLKQIKSDPSPQAIYKWIKDNISPKLHVDKGFVNILMTSFLQYISSEVNPPSDESDSSSAPSKEQLEQEKQLLLSFKPVMQKFLHDHVDLQVSALYALQVHCYNNNFPKGMLLRFFVHFYDMEIIEEEAFLAWKEDITQEFPGKGKALFQVNQWLTWLETAEEEESEEEAD, from the exons ATGCAAGTGCTTCTGGGGCGTGGACG gttttgtttttccccaccccgtcaatttaattttattcttttgaagaTTCTTCGTTGTCAAGCCGCCAAAGTGGAGAGTGCGATTGCAGAAGGGGGTGCTTCTCGTTTCAG TGCTTCTTCAGGCGGAGGAGGTGGTAGGGGTGCACCTCAGCACTATCCCAAGACTGCCAGCAACAG CGAGTTCCTGGGGAAAACCCCAGGGCAAAACGCTCAGAAATGGATTCCTTCACGAAGCACTAGACGAGATGACGACTCCGCAAATGACAAAGAACGACATGATGCAATCTTCAGGAAAGTAAGAGG CATACTAAATAAGCTTACTCCTGAAAAGTTTGACAAGCTATGCCTTGAGCTCCTCAATGTGGGTGTAGAATCTAAGCTCATCCTAAAAGGGGTCATACTGCTG ATCGTAGACAAAGCCCTTGAAGAGCCCAAGTATAGCTCACTGTATGCTCAACTATGTCTGCGACTGGCAGAAGATGCACCCAACTTTGATGGCCCATCAGCAGAGAGTCATCCAGGACAGAAGCAAAGCACA ACATTCAGACGCCTCCTAATATCTAAACTTCAAGATGAATTTGAAAACCGAACCAGAAATGTTGATA tctATGATAAGCACGATGGTCCCCTCCTccctgaggaggaggaacagaGAGCCATTGCCAAGATCAAGATGCTGGGGAACATCAAATTCATTGGAGAACTTGGCAAGCTTGATCTTATTCATGAATCTATCCTTCATAAGTGCATCAAAACA cttttggaaaagaagaagagagTCCAACTCAAAGATATGGGGGAGGATTTGGAGTGCCTCTGTCAGATAATGAGGACAGTGGGACCTAGATTAGACCATGCAAAAGCCAAG TCCTTAATGGATCAGTACTTTGCCCGTATGCGCTCCTTGATGTCAAGTAAGGAATTGCCAGCAAGGATTCGTTTCCTGCTGCAG GATACTGTGGAGTTGAGAGAACACAACTGGGTTCCTCGCAAAGCTTTTCTTGACAATGGACCAAAGACTATCAATCAAATCCGTCAAGATGCGGTAAAA GATCTGGGAGTTTTTATTCCTGCTCCTATGTCTCAAGGGATGAGAAGTGACTTCTTTCTGGAGGGACCCTTTATGCCACCCAGGATGAAACTTGACAGGGACCCACTCGGAGGGCTTGCTGATATGTTTGGACAAATGCCAG GTAGTGGAATTGGTACTGGTCCAGGGGTTATTCAGGACAGATTTTCACCCACCATGGGACGCCATCGTTCAAACCAACTTTTCAATGGCCATGGGGGTCACCTCATGCCTTCTGCTCAATCCCAGTTTGGAGAACTAGGcaaatcttttctgaaaagtCAG ATTAGCCTGAGACCTGCTCAGTCTTTTCTAATGAATAAAAACCAAGTGCCAAAGCTTCAGCCCCAGATAACTATGATTCCTCCCAGTGCTCAACCACCACGCACTCAGACACCACCTTTGGGACAG CCTCCTCAACTTGGTCTTAAAACAAATCCACCACTTATACAAGAAAAGCCTGCAAAGACCACCAAGAAACCACCTCCTTCTAAAGAAGAGCTACTTAAACAAACT GAAGCTGTTGTGACTGAGTATCTGAACAATGGAAACGCTAATGATGCTGTCAATACTGTGAGAGAGATGAGAGCTCCAAAACACTTCATTCCTGAGATGTTGAGCAAAGTAATCATTCAATCCCTAGATAGGTCAGACGAagacaaagagaaagcaagtaCTTTGATCAGCTTGCTCAAGCAGGAGGGAATAGCCACAAGTGACAACTTCATGCAG GCATTCCTGAATGTATTGGACCAGTGCCCCAAACTGGAGGTGGACATCCCATTGGTGAAATCCTACTTAGCACAGTTTGCAGCTCGTGCCATTATTTCAGAACTGGTGAGCATTTCCGAACTGGCTCAACCACTGGAAAGTGGCACCcatttccctctcttcctgctctgccttcagcaGTTAGCTAAGTTACAAGATCGTGAATGGCTAACAGAATTATTCCAACAAAGCAAAGTGAATATGCAGAAAATGTTACCAG AAATTGACCAGAACAAGGACCGCATGCTGGAGATCTTAGAAGGGAAGGGGCTTAGTTTCTTGTTCCCACTTCTGAAACTGGAGAAGGAACTgctaaagcaaataaaatcGGATCCATCCCCTCAAGCCATCTACAAGTGGATTAAAGATAACATTTCACCCAAACTTCATGTAGATAAAGGATTTGTGAATATATTGATGACCAG tTTCTTGCAGTATATTTCTAGTGAAGTAAACCCACCTAGTGACGAATCGGATTCTTCATCTGCTCCATCTAAAGAGCAGCTAGAGCAGGAAAAACAACTGCTTCTTTCCTTCAAACCGGTAATGCAGAAGTTCCTCCATGACCATGTTGATCTGCAAGTGAGTGCTTTATATGCACTCCAGGTGCACTGCTACAACAATAATTTTCCAAAAG GCATGTTACTGCGCTTCTTTGTTCATTTCTATGACATGGAAATCATTGAAGAAGAAGCTTTCTTGGCATGGAAGGAAGATATTACTCAAGAGTTTCCAGGGAAAGGCAAAGCTTTATTCCAG